The Chryseobacterium geocarposphaerae genome has a window encoding:
- a CDS encoding FtsW/RodA/SpoVE family cell cycle protein, producing MNEQDTDNRFEFLKGDKVLWMVILVISIFSIFPVYSASSNLEYIVNNGTTTGHVIKHMFFVVLGLGIMRVVGMVKYEYIGKLSSILLGLMIVLLIVTMFTGQTIDGASASRWLKIPGTPISFQPSSFAFLMLIIYLCRYLTKKITRERLPIENIMYIFGPILLVFVLVAKDNGSTALMILMVSVIVLIIGQLHWKYIAGFISASFVAIVLFLLVALNTNLIGGNRVHTWMSRIETFTSSKAKTADVDDESVKAKNYQVMMAKAAIVHGGVTGMGPGKSALKQMLPQSASDFIFAVIVEEYGVIGAAFLISMYLIMMIRIVMIASKMPAFFGSLLVLSLGVMIFIQLSVNIAVAVNLIPVTGQPLPLISYGGTSMLVTYLQLGIILNISSRIQIYDEEGMGKKQSIAEINDIA from the coding sequence ATGAACGAACAAGATACAGACAACAGATTTGAATTTCTAAAGGGCGATAAAGTACTTTGGATGGTCATTCTTGTGATCTCCATTTTCTCTATTTTCCCTGTATATTCTGCAAGTTCGAATCTGGAATATATCGTCAATAACGGGACTACAACAGGTCACGTTATCAAACATATGTTCTTTGTGGTTTTAGGTTTGGGAATTATGAGGGTAGTCGGAATGGTGAAGTATGAATACATCGGAAAGCTCAGCAGTATCCTGCTTGGTTTAATGATTGTATTGTTGATTGTCACCATGTTTACCGGACAAACCATCGACGGAGCAAGTGCTTCAAGATGGCTGAAAATTCCGGGAACACCGATCTCCTTCCAACCATCATCGTTTGCTTTTTTAATGTTGATTATCTATCTGTGCCGATATTTAACCAAGAAAATAACCCGGGAAAGGCTTCCGATTGAGAATATCATGTATATTTTCGGACCTATCCTATTGGTTTTCGTATTGGTAGCAAAAGATAACGGTTCCACCGCATTGATGATTTTAATGGTCTCTGTGATTGTTTTGATTATCGGTCAGCTACACTGGAAATACATTGCCGGATTTATTTCCGCATCATTTGTAGCCATTGTTCTGTTTTTATTGGTTGCTTTAAATACCAACCTTATCGGAGGAAACCGTGTCCATACATGGATGAGCCGTATCGAGACATTCACCTCAAGCAAAGCAAAAACAGCGGATGTTGATGATGAAAGCGTAAAAGCCAAAAACTATCAGGTAATGATGGCTAAAGCAGCTATCGTTCATGGTGGAGTAACAGGAATGGGACCTGGGAAAAGTGCTTTAAAACAAATGCTTCCGCAGTCTGCTTCCGACTTTATTTTTGCGGTAATTGTAGAAGAATATGGAGTAATTGGAGCTGCATTTCTAATAAGTATGTATTTAATCATGATGATTCGTATCGTAATGATAGCCAGTAAGATGCCTGCTTTTTTCGGGTCTTTGCTCGTTCTCAGTCTCGGAGTGATGATTTTTATACAACTCTCTGTAAATATTGCCGTTGCAGTGAATTTAATTCCTGTAACGGGGCAGCCTCTCCCATTAATAAGTTATGGAGGAACCTCAATGTTGGTAACGTATTTGCAGTTGGGAATTATCTTAAATATAAGCTCTAGAATCCAGATATATGATGAAGAAGGAATGGGCAAAAAACAAAGTATAGCCGAGATCAATGACATTGCTTAA
- the ftsA gene encoding cell division protein FtsA, with product MENQEYSVGLDIGTTKIVAIVGRRNAHGKIEVLGVGKAKSLGVHKGIVNNISQTINSIKAAVSEAQSSAGVPIRKVTVGIAGKHIRSLQHSDYIMREHPDKFITDDDIEALKDQVKKLVMLPGEEIIHVLPQEYKVDSEGEIQEPVGMHGKRLEANFHVVVGQMGSIRNIARCVREAGLEMEALTLEPLASSEAVLTKEEKEAGVAIVDIGGGTTDIAIFKDNIIRHTCVIPYGGGIITEDIKEGCSIIEKHAEQLKVKFGSAVPELEKDSTYVTIPGLHGRPDKEISLKTLAQIINARVEEILEMVNTELKAYGAFEQKKKLIAGIVLTGGGSNLKHLRQLANYTTGFDSRIGFANEYIANDKNQYLKGPEFATSIGLLMESLKIRDKKINSIEEEPVMEQPQPKTEAVTTQTETVQQPVQPIETVQHQEVAAEQNENKRAAKLTFGQSLMEKVKKFFEEVE from the coding sequence ATGGAAAATCAAGAGTATTCAGTAGGTCTGGACATTGGGACAACAAAGATTGTCGCCATTGTCGGAAGGAGGAATGCACACGGGAAAATAGAAGTTCTCGGTGTAGGAAAGGCAAAGAGTCTTGGTGTTCACAAAGGTATTGTGAATAATATTTCGCAAACCATTAATTCAATCAAAGCTGCTGTTTCTGAAGCACAGTCCAGCGCAGGAGTTCCTATCCGTAAAGTAACGGTGGGAATTGCTGGAAAACACATTCGTTCTCTGCAGCACTCCGATTATATTATGCGTGAACATCCGGATAAATTCATTACAGATGATGATATTGAAGCATTGAAAGACCAGGTAAAAAAACTGGTAATGCTTCCTGGTGAAGAAATTATCCATGTACTTCCTCAAGAATATAAAGTAGATTCCGAAGGTGAAATTCAGGAGCCTGTCGGAATGCACGGGAAACGTCTGGAGGCCAATTTCCACGTTGTAGTGGGGCAAATGGGAAGCATCCGAAACATTGCGAGATGCGTTCGTGAAGCCGGCTTAGAAATGGAAGCCCTTACGTTGGAGCCTTTAGCATCCTCAGAAGCTGTTCTTACAAAAGAAGAAAAAGAAGCGGGGGTAGCCATCGTGGATATCGGTGGTGGAACAACGGATATTGCCATCTTTAAAGACAATATCATTCGTCATACCTGCGTCATTCCTTACGGAGGAGGAATTATTACAGAAGACATTAAAGAAGGCTGTTCAATTATTGAAAAGCACGCCGAGCAATTAAAGGTGAAGTTCGGTTCTGCAGTTCCTGAACTGGAAAAAGACAGTACATATGTTACCATTCCCGGACTTCACGGAAGGCCGGATAAAGAAATTTCATTAAAAACTCTGGCACAGATTATCAATGCAAGAGTAGAAGAAATATTGGAAATGGTAAATACGGAACTAAAAGCTTACGGTGCTTTCGAACAAAAGAAAAAACTGATTGCTGGAATTGTTCTGACCGGTGGTGGTTCAAACCTGAAACATCTTCGTCAGCTGGCTAACTATACAACAGGTTTCGACAGCAGAATAGGTTTTGCAAACGAATACATTGCGAATGATAAAAATCAATATCTTAAAGGACCTGAATTTGCGACTTCTATTGGATTACTAATGGAAAGTTTGAAAATCAGAGATAAAAAGATTAATAGTATTGAAGAAGAACCTGTTATGGAGCAACCTCAGCCAAAAACGGAAGCTGTAACGACTCAAACGGAAACAGTGCAACAGCCTGTTCAGCCTATTGAAACCGTACAGCACCAAGAAGTTGCAGCAGAACAAAACGAGAACAAAAGAGCGGCAAAGCTTACTTTCGGACAGTCGCTTATGGAAAAAGTAAAAAAATTCTTCGAAGAAGTAGAGTAA
- the ftsZ gene encoding cell division protein FtsZ, giving the protein MENIGTQGFSFDLPKGNSSIIKVIGVGGGGNNALKHMYEKGIHGVDFVICNTDAQTLDNNPVANKVQLGTTITEGLGAGADPEVGEKSAIESIEDIKAAMGQNTKMVFITAGMGGGTGTGAAPVIAKVAKDMGILTVGIVTVPFSFEGKRRLEQAENGLDKLRNNVDSLIVINNDKLRQQFGNLGFKQGFSKADEVLTNAAKGMAEVITGYFDVNIDFRDAKSVLQNSGTALMSTGIASGENKAEEAVKKALDSPLLNDNKITGAKNVLLLIRSGVEEVTMDEIGVIMDHIQKEAGNTADIIFGVGADEELGDSVSVLVIATGFSNDNKKFSGPTEKIKISLNDTFDTPKASPFKTREEREATTEETHDFGGKNLFRLDDDNDTPQFGSTTTEKKMIVDSEEIKTEIKFFDKEEDTLDNPAQNWRNEEEQEESFNLFSLDEEAEDPNDLEIESFKFDFDNKKEEPQTNTFSNSYSEEKPVEFNFFVNETINEPKADFGQPKTDFTTPSNTIVQEPAQKVETFFQTKQEEPKMETRSTFENKTEAEVSKPAEEEFTFVNKTIDQDRIIERRNKLKEFNSRYQSFDSSSEFESVPAFKRKNISIDGNNASDQNINTYLSDNNGNMQIRENRFLNKDVD; this is encoded by the coding sequence ATGGAAAATATAGGTACACAGGGATTTTCATTTGATTTACCAAAAGGAAATTCATCGATCATCAAAGTAATTGGTGTAGGTGGCGGTGGAAACAACGCACTAAAACACATGTACGAGAAAGGAATTCACGGAGTAGATTTCGTGATCTGTAATACTGATGCTCAGACATTAGACAATAACCCGGTTGCCAACAAAGTACAGTTGGGAACAACCATCACAGAAGGTCTTGGTGCAGGAGCTGATCCTGAAGTAGGAGAAAAATCGGCTATCGAAAGTATCGAAGACATCAAAGCAGCTATGGGACAAAATACCAAAATGGTATTCATCACTGCCGGAATGGGTGGTGGAACAGGAACCGGAGCTGCTCCCGTTATTGCTAAAGTGGCAAAAGATATGGGAATTCTTACCGTAGGGATTGTTACCGTTCCTTTCAGCTTTGAAGGAAAAAGAAGATTGGAGCAGGCAGAAAACGGCCTTGATAAATTAAGAAATAATGTTGACTCATTAATTGTCATCAATAACGATAAATTAAGACAACAGTTCGGAAACCTTGGATTTAAGCAAGGGTTCTCCAAAGCCGATGAAGTTTTAACAAACGCTGCCAAAGGAATGGCAGAAGTTATTACAGGTTACTTCGATGTAAACATTGACTTTAGAGATGCTAAATCTGTGCTTCAAAATTCAGGAACGGCTTTGATGTCTACAGGTATTGCTTCGGGCGAAAACAAAGCTGAAGAAGCAGTGAAAAAAGCATTAGATTCTCCATTATTGAATGACAACAAAATTACCGGAGCGAAAAACGTCCTATTGTTGATCAGAAGTGGTGTAGAAGAAGTTACCATGGATGAAATCGGGGTGATTATGGATCATATCCAGAAAGAGGCAGGAAATACGGCTGATATCATTTTCGGGGTTGGTGCCGATGAAGAATTAGGAGATTCTGTAAGCGTTCTTGTTATTGCTACAGGTTTTTCAAATGACAATAAAAAGTTTTCAGGGCCTACTGAAAAGATCAAGATCAGCCTAAATGATACTTTTGATACTCCAAAAGCTTCTCCTTTCAAAACAAGAGAAGAAAGAGAGGCAACAACAGAAGAAACACATGATTTTGGAGGTAAAAACCTATTCAGGCTGGATGATGACAACGATACTCCACAGTTCGGGTCTACGACTACTGAAAAAAAAATGATTGTTGACAGTGAAGAAATAAAAACTGAAATAAAATTCTTTGATAAAGAGGAAGATACATTAGATAACCCTGCTCAGAACTGGAGAAATGAAGAAGAACAGGAAGAGTCTTTCAACCTATTTTCTTTAGATGAGGAAGCAGAAGATCCTAACGATCTGGAAATTGAATCTTTCAAGTTCGATTTCGATAATAAAAAAGAAGAACCTCAGACAAATACCTTCAGCAATTCTTACTCAGAAGAGAAGCCGGTAGAGTTTAATTTCTTTGTCAACGAAACGATTAATGAGCCTAAAGCTGATTTCGGGCAACCTAAAACAGACTTTACAACTCCAAGCAATACAATAGTTCAGGAGCCTGCTCAAAAAGTTGAAACCTTCTTCCAGACGAAACAAGAAGAGCCTAAAATGGAAACCAGATCAACTTTTGAGAACAAAACAGAAGCTGAAGTTTCAAAACCGGCAGAAGAAGAGTTCACTTTTGTGAACAAGACAATTGATCAGGATAGAATTATTGAGAGAAGAAATAAACTAAAAGAGTTCAACTCACGTTATCAAAGTTTTGACAGCTCAAGTGAGTTTGAATCTGTACCTGCATTCAAGAGAAAGAATATTTCCATTGATGGGAACAATGCTTCTGACCAGAACATCAATACTTATCTTTCCGATAATAACGGAAATATGCAGATCAGAGAAAACAGATTTTTAAATAAAGATGTAGACTAA
- the murC gene encoding UDP-N-acetylmuramate--L-alanine ligase, whose amino-acid sequence MKVLETYQNFYFVGIGGIGMSALARYFHASGKKVLGYDKTNTKLTTALISEGIDIVFEDVIDEKISSLQKEDTLVIYTPAIKVLGILDYFNENQFEVLKRAKVLGLITENTDCIAVAGTHGKTTTSTLVSHLCKEADLPFSCFLGGISENFKSNFLYNGSQYSVVEADEYDRSFLNLSPDWAVITSTDADHLDIYGDKNHIEEGFRQFAALVPNDKQLFVRKGIEIGRPSLTYAVNEVADYYSDNLRMENDKIYFDFHTPAETVKDFIWEIPGIHNVENATVALAILSNLGVDFETLKKAIANFKGIKRRYTKHRYENGKIYIDDYAHHPTEINAVMSSIRTFYPEKKLLVAFQPHLFSRTRDFADGFAESLSHADELILLDIYPARELQENFEGITSSWLLDKATLDKKEVSTLSDAFNKIKEKDFDILLTVGAGNIDTLYDPICEWLSKK is encoded by the coding sequence ATGAAAGTTTTAGAAACATATCAAAATTTTTACTTCGTTGGAATCGGAGGGATAGGAATGAGTGCTTTGGCTCGTTATTTCCATGCTTCGGGCAAAAAAGTTTTGGGCTACGATAAAACCAACACCAAATTGACGACGGCTTTGATAAGCGAAGGCATTGATATTGTTTTTGAAGATGTCATTGATGAAAAAATCTCTTCCCTTCAGAAAGAAGATACATTGGTAATTTATACTCCTGCGATCAAGGTTCTGGGGATTTTAGACTATTTTAATGAAAATCAGTTTGAAGTATTAAAACGTGCAAAAGTTTTAGGTTTAATTACAGAAAACACAGATTGTATCGCCGTTGCGGGAACTCATGGCAAAACAACAACTTCTACCCTGGTTTCGCATCTTTGTAAAGAAGCAGATCTACCTTTCTCTTGTTTCCTAGGTGGAATTTCTGAGAATTTTAAATCTAACTTCCTTTACAACGGTTCACAGTATTCCGTGGTGGAAGCAGACGAATACGACAGAAGTTTTCTCAACCTATCTCCGGATTGGGCGGTAATCACTTCCACAGATGCGGATCATTTGGATATTTATGGGGATAAAAACCATATTGAAGAAGGTTTCAGACAGTTTGCCGCTTTAGTCCCGAATGATAAACAGCTTTTTGTAAGAAAAGGAATTGAGATCGGGAGACCATCTTTAACGTATGCCGTAAACGAGGTTGCTGATTATTATTCAGATAACCTTAGAATGGAGAACGATAAAATCTATTTTGATTTCCATACGCCAGCAGAAACTGTTAAAGACTTTATCTGGGAAATTCCAGGTATTCACAATGTTGAAAATGCAACCGTTGCGTTGGCAATTTTAAGCAATTTGGGTGTAGATTTCGAAACGTTGAAAAAAGCGATTGCCAATTTCAAGGGAATTAAAAGAAGATATACCAAACACAGATACGAAAACGGTAAAATTTATATCGACGATTATGCTCATCATCCGACAGAAATCAATGCGGTGATGAGTTCTATCCGAACTTTTTATCCGGAAAAGAAATTATTGGTGGCTTTCCAGCCTCATCTTTTCAGCAGAACGAGAGATTTTGCGGACGGATTTGCGGAAAGTTTAAGCCATGCTGATGAATTGATTTTGCTTGATATTTATCCGGCAAGAGAACTTCAGGAAAACTTTGAAGGCATTACTTCAAGCTGGCTATTAGATAAAGCAACATTAGATAAAAAGGAAGTATCTACTTTAAGTGATGCTTTCAATAAAATAAAAGAAAAAGATTTTGATATCCTTCTTACAGTAGGTGCAGGAAATATTGATACCCTGTACGATCCTATCTGTGAGTGGTTAAGTAAAAAATAA
- a CDS encoding GatB/YqeY domain-containing protein has translation MSLENTINEAIKTAMRAKDKVALDSLRAVKSQILLLKTEAVGAEVTAEQEIAILQRMVKQRKDSYDQFTAQGRNDLAEVEEAQMKVIEQFLPKQLSAEELEAEMKNIIAETGAESVKDLGKVMGVASKTLAGKSDGKSISEMAKKLLS, from the coding sequence ATGAGTTTAGAAAATACAATAAACGAAGCGATAAAAACAGCAATGAGAGCCAAAGACAAAGTGGCCTTGGATTCTCTTCGTGCTGTAAAATCTCAAATATTACTGCTAAAGACGGAAGCTGTAGGAGCAGAAGTTACAGCAGAACAAGAAATTGCTATTCTTCAGAGAATGGTAAAACAACGTAAAGACTCTTACGATCAGTTTACTGCACAAGGAAGAAATGACCTTGCAGAAGTGGAGGAAGCCCAAATGAAAGTCATAGAGCAATTTCTTCCCAAACAGCTTTCTGCAGAAGAACTTGAAGCAGAAATGAAAAACATTATCGCTGAAACAGGCGCTGAATCTGTAAAAGATTTAGGAAAAGTAATGGGAGTAGCATCAAAGACATTGGCCGGAAAATCTGACGGAAAAAGTATCTCCGAGATGGCTAAGAAGCTGCTTTCTTAG
- a CDS encoding cell division protein FtsQ/DivIB, translating into MKNKYRILKIVITVIILGFLLSFSLRKFSRQKITDDRISVKMNSGKTPVYFVDEKDIREIVKKENPSGKVGDLNIPALEKKINNLPAVDSANVYLNLNGKLNLDIKQRVPVFRLNKEGRDFYVDEKGTEFPISKTYSHPCMLVTGDVQKDEYRQLAELVEKIDKDDFSKKYFIGISKDYKGNYNLLTSEGNYKVEIGDLDNIEFKVKGFKAFVEKYLVYQDPQKYNKISVKYQNQIVTTLNPYFKENDSILNIGNKELAKASTTPPAVRKTPEAPKAAAVKKTSSTSSKPKATTKPKETKKTEKKAAAARPKAKVKIE; encoded by the coding sequence ATGAAAAATAAATACAGAATATTAAAAATTGTCATTACAGTAATCATTCTAGGATTTCTGTTGAGTTTCTCCTTGAGAAAATTCAGCAGACAGAAGATTACGGACGATAGGATTTCTGTAAAAATGAATAGTGGGAAAACTCCGGTGTATTTTGTTGATGAAAAGGACATCCGGGAGATCGTAAAAAAAGAAAACCCTTCCGGAAAAGTTGGCGATTTAAATATTCCGGCCCTGGAAAAGAAAATCAATAATCTTCCGGCTGTTGACAGCGCGAATGTTTATTTGAATCTAAATGGAAAATTAAATTTAGACATTAAACAGAGAGTCCCGGTTTTCAGGTTAAACAAAGAAGGAAGAGATTTTTATGTGGATGAAAAAGGAACCGAGTTTCCGATTTCAAAAACTTATTCGCATCCTTGTATGCTGGTAACCGGAGATGTACAGAAAGATGAATACCGTCAGCTGGCCGAGTTAGTTGAAAAAATTGATAAAGATGATTTCAGTAAAAAATACTTTATAGGAATATCAAAAGATTATAAAGGAAATTATAACCTCCTGACCAGTGAGGGAAATTATAAAGTGGAAATCGGAGACTTAGATAATATTGAATTTAAAGTAAAAGGTTTCAAGGCCTTCGTAGAAAAATATCTGGTTTATCAGGATCCTCAGAAATACAACAAGATTTCTGTAAAATATCAGAACCAGATTGTCACGACTTTGAATCCGTATTTTAAAGAAAATGACAGTATTCTGAATATAGGAAATAAAGAACTGGCAAAAGCCTCAACGACACCACCCGCAGTCAGGAAAACACCAGAAGCTCCCAAAGCGGCGGCAGTAAAAAAAACAAGCTCCACCTCTTCAAAACCCAAAGCTACAACCAAGCCCAAGGAAACGAAGAAAACAGAGAAAAAAGCAGCGGCCGCAAGGCCTAAAGCAAAAGTTAAAATAGAATAA
- the murD gene encoding UDP-N-acetylmuramoyl-L-alanine--D-glutamate ligase, with protein sequence MKIVVLGGGESGCGAAYLAKKEGLEVFLSDKGAIKDNYKQFLTENDIEFEEENHDEERILNADWIVKSPGIPKKAEIIHKIQEKGIRLSSEIEFASEFTDAKIIAITGSNGKTTTTSLIYYILKNDGLNVGLGGNIGYSFAKQVADENHEYYVLEVSSFQLDDIQNFRPYISLLLNLSQDHLDQYNYNYEEYALAKFRITENQENDNFFIYNKDDEMSKNLLEKLEIKAKMIPFSTKEKLSEGGFVDGENIEVDLQDKFSMKIEELSLLGNHNVANSLAASIAGKILNISNESIRNSLMTFQAVEHRLEFVTEIEGVKYINDSKATNVNATYYALESMKNPTVWIVGGLDKGNDYTEIEDLVKRKVKAIVCLGIDNQKIINFFKDKKEFIYDTSSMEEAVKISKSLAKAGDTVLLSPCCASFDLFKSYEDRGRQFKEQVLKANGN encoded by the coding sequence ATGAAAATAGTTGTTTTAGGAGGAGGAGAAAGCGGTTGCGGAGCTGCTTATTTGGCTAAAAAAGAAGGCCTGGAAGTTTTTCTTTCAGACAAAGGAGCCATTAAAGATAACTATAAGCAGTTTCTTACGGAGAATGACATTGAGTTTGAAGAAGAAAACCATGATGAAGAAAGAATATTAAATGCAGACTGGATTGTAAAAAGCCCAGGGATTCCGAAAAAAGCAGAAATCATTCATAAAATTCAGGAAAAAGGAATCAGACTTTCTTCTGAAATTGAATTTGCTTCGGAGTTTACTGATGCTAAAATCATCGCGATCACAGGAAGTAACGGAAAAACAACAACGACCTCTCTAATCTATTATATTTTAAAAAATGACGGATTAAATGTCGGCTTAGGAGGAAATATCGGATACAGCTTTGCGAAACAGGTTGCTGATGAAAACCATGAATATTATGTACTGGAAGTAAGCTCTTTCCAGTTAGATGATATTCAGAATTTCAGACCCTATATTTCCTTATTATTGAACTTGTCTCAGGATCACCTGGATCAGTACAATTACAATTATGAAGAATATGCTTTAGCGAAGTTCAGAATTACTGAAAATCAGGAAAATGATAATTTTTTCATCTATAATAAAGACGATGAAATGAGTAAAAATCTTCTTGAAAAGCTGGAAATAAAGGCAAAAATGATCCCCTTCTCAACAAAAGAAAAATTATCTGAGGGAGGATTTGTTGATGGTGAAAATATTGAAGTGGATCTTCAGGATAAGTTCTCCATGAAAATTGAAGAATTATCTCTGTTAGGAAATCATAACGTAGCCAACAGCTTAGCGGCTTCAATTGCAGGTAAAATACTGAACATCAGTAACGAAAGCATAAGAAATTCGCTAATGACTTTTCAGGCGGTTGAGCACAGACTGGAGTTTGTGACCGAGATTGAAGGCGTTAAATATATCAACGACAGTAAAGCAACAAACGTTAATGCAACGTATTATGCTTTAGAAAGCATGAAAAACCCTACGGTTTGGATTGTTGGAGGTCTGGATAAAGGGAACGACTATACCGAAATTGAGGATTTAGTTAAAAGAAAAGTAAAAGCAATTGTCTGCTTAGGAATTGACAATCAAAAAATTATAAATTTCTTTAAAGACAAGAAAGAATTTATTTATGATACCTCTAGTATGGAAGAAGCAGTGAAGATTTCAAAATCGCTGGCCAAAGCAGGAGATACGGTTTTATTGTCTCCATGCTGTGCAAGTTTTGATTTATTCAAAAGCTATGAAGACAGAGGCCGCCAGTTTAAAGAACAAGTATTAAAAGCCAATGGCAATTAG
- the murG gene encoding undecaprenyldiphospho-muramoylpentapeptide beta-N-acetylglucosaminyltransferase: MNKKLKVLLSGGGTGGHIFPAIAIADEIKKRFPDAEFLFIGANGKMEMEKVPQAGYKIEGIDIAGIDRGNMLSNLGLPFKILKSLSKSKKIIKNFAPDFAVGTGGFASGPALYEASKLGIPIFIQEQNAHAGVTNKILSKKAKAVFTAYPKVEGFPAEKIKFMGNPIRENIVSGMQEKTQAKEKMGLAQDKLTILSVGGSLGSRTLNNGWKDNLENLKEKGYQLIWQTGKLDYKELSNESRISDLGSQIQLKEFIKDMETAYSAADVIVSRAGAIAISELAVAQKPVLLVPFPFAAEDHQTINAMNLVEKNAARMVKDSEMQEKFWNTLSEICENENVRKEMSDNLKYFAKPNAAKEIVDEIFKVIK, from the coding sequence ATGAACAAGAAACTAAAAGTATTATTATCCGGCGGAGGAACAGGAGGTCACATCTTCCCTGCCATCGCTATTGCAGATGAAATCAAGAAAAGATTTCCTGATGCTGAGTTTTTGTTCATCGGAGCCAACGGAAAAATGGAAATGGAAAAAGTTCCGCAGGCTGGCTATAAAATTGAAGGAATCGACATTGCAGGAATTGACAGAGGAAATATGCTGTCGAACCTAGGTTTGCCTTTTAAGATTTTAAAAAGCTTATCTAAATCTAAGAAGATCATTAAAAATTTCGCTCCGGATTTTGCAGTAGGGACAGGAGGTTTTGCAAGCGGGCCTGCTTTGTATGAAGCCAGCAAGCTTGGAATTCCTATTTTTATTCAGGAACAGAATGCACATGCAGGGGTAACAAATAAGATTTTAAGTAAAAAAGCAAAAGCCGTATTTACCGCCTACCCGAAAGTGGAAGGTTTTCCGGCTGAAAAAATAAAGTTTATGGGAAATCCGATTCGTGAGAATATTGTTTCAGGAATGCAGGAAAAAACTCAGGCAAAAGAAAAAATGGGCTTGGCTCAGGATAAATTAACCATTTTATCGGTTGGTGGATCTTTAGGCTCAAGAACATTAAATAATGGTTGGAAAGACAATTTAGAAAACCTGAAAGAAAAAGGCTATCAATTGATCTGGCAAACCGGAAAACTGGATTATAAAGAACTGAGCAACGAATCCCGAATCTCGGATCTCGGATCTCAAATCCAGTTAAAGGAGTTCATTAAAGACATGGAAACAGCTTACTCTGCAGCAGATGTGATTGTTTCCAGAGCTGGTGCCATTGCCATTTCAGAGTTGGCGGTAGCGCAGAAGCCGGTTTTATTGGTACCCTTCCCTTTTGCAGCGGAAGATCATCAAACCATAAACGCCATGAATCTGGTTGAGAAAAATGCAGCCAGAATGGTAAAAGACTCAGAAATGCAGGAAAAATTCTGGAATACCCTTTCAGAAATCTGCGAAAATGAAAATGTAAGAAAAGAAATGTCTGACAATCTTAAATATTTTGCTAAGCCAAACGCTGCAAAAGAGATTGTAGATGAGATTTTTAAAGTGATAAAATAA